The proteins below come from a single Campylobacter sp. CCUG 57310 genomic window:
- a CDS encoding retention module-containing protein produces the protein MPNIVGIVKEISGSVVVKDELGVARTLNLGDEILLGESVETLDVKSKVVISMKDGEEVVLVGEDLLVLDQNFLSSQGISNVFASAEDISDLQKAIIEGKDLNTLEATAAGGGSIAGGEGTSLSSENFTHSGSISNVFEGYGDLGSQTGDFRTFQGGAANGSPQQDNTFSNQANPNQPVPPTPLPIEPPMIKFIEDTNLDNVLNKTENDKDGKPAETRAHITIPDSAKEGDILNITIIDPNGNRIPQPPIVLTPAIIADGIKLDIPVENGKNSSVEASIRGSLYGNESGTAKADILVDTTPPVAVPQVEFTKDSNNDTILNSKESTGGTTEVKFTVPSNAQIGDKLVITIAEPGKEKRTEEIEITKEIKANGITRTVDVSEGELTQASAVIVDKAGNISAPGADEVTLDTTPPVAVPQVEFTKDSNNDTILNSKESTGGTTEVKFTVPSNAQIGDKLVITIAEPGKEKRTEEIEITKEIKANGITRTVDVSEGELTQASAVIVDKAGNISAPGADEVTLDTTPPVAVPVVTFTADIDNNTFLDRSENPGSTTEVKFTVPSNAQIGDKLVITIAEPGKEKRTEEIEITKEIKANGITRTAEVGEDELTQASAVIVDKAGNISAPGADQVTLNHLAPSKPTVTFTSDKDDNGLLSKTENPGKTTEVKFTVPADAKLGDELVIAIKEPGKDVYKEKIEITEDVKNNGITKTVDVSEGKTIEASAVIVDKSGKVSELGKDEIKPYQDIKVEIEVGPSKQVVIEDASKFANQMGLESKFYFVKSGEANIIHDGMNWGSEVNSVQEAKSYIQQRGHDAEYKTNKIDFNPGSDLISNSDSIENSHLKKFLGNNASDLKITDNGEYVNQPDVTGTRAINKISGKVYLEAGKQYTFKANSDDGLEVIINGKKLFANYPNLEKTHPVETAIDNTFPPVEKSGFYDISLVHYDIGWGFAVLQLFTVENGKDVAVGDYANGGLGLFNDTTGIRFDNGKFVKDTGMYETIITGELYKDNPGTPVDESNPELTFFKQSSDGSRVEIGKVTAGDNGEYSFKYESSQKPEQGDKFIVEYRDSKGNLLAEDITAQMHTGKMMQAEADVVKTDDMDADSNHNNSDDVKSQADNTKQLFSTDSSETIDISKVASLNSNPSSFESSNLEANHSQNPLNSLKQSDVLDEKDQNMLAGTLKSDKADDATKANESVGNNQDTASNDAQAGTYIVPMPEQPTDIIS, from the coding sequence ATGCCAAATATAGTAGGTATAGTAAAAGAAATTTCAGGTTCTGTAGTTGTAAAAGACGAACTAGGAGTAGCAAGGACACTAAATTTAGGTGATGAAATATTGCTAGGAGAGAGCGTTGAAACGCTTGATGTCAAGTCCAAAGTCGTAATTTCTATGAAAGATGGCGAAGAGGTTGTTCTGGTAGGAGAAGATTTGCTTGTGCTTGATCAAAATTTCTTATCTTCACAAGGAATTTCAAATGTGTTTGCCAGTGCTGAGGACATTAGCGATCTTCAAAAAGCTATCATTGAAGGTAAAGATCTAAATACTCTTGAAGCTACGGCTGCGGGCGGCGGATCGATAGCCGGCGGCGAAGGAACAAGCTTAAGTTCTGAGAATTTTACGCACTCAGGAAGTATTAGTAATGTTTTTGAGGGATATGGAGATCTAGGCAGCCAAACCGGAGATTTTAGAACTTTTCAAGGAGGCGCAGCAAACGGCTCTCCTCAACAAGACAATACATTTTCTAATCAAGCAAATCCTAATCAGCCTGTTCCGCCAACGCCACTGCCTATTGAACCTCCTATGATTAAATTTATAGAGGATACAAATTTAGATAATGTTTTAAACAAAACAGAAAACGATAAAGACGGAAAACCTGCTGAAACTAGAGCCCATATAACTATACCGGACAGTGCCAAGGAAGGCGATATTTTAAATATTACTATTATAGATCCAAACGGAAATCGTATTCCGCAACCCCCGATAGTTTTAACTCCTGCTATCATAGCTGATGGTATAAAGCTAGATATTCCTGTGGAAAACGGCAAAAATTCATCTGTTGAAGCATCTATAAGAGGTTCTTTATATGGTAATGAATCAGGCACCGCAAAAGCTGATATATTAGTGGACACTACTCCTCCGGTAGCAGTTCCTCAAGTTGAATTTACTAAAGATAGCAACAATGATACTATACTAAATAGTAAAGAAAGTACAGGTGGTACCACAGAAGTTAAATTCACAGTTCCTTCTAATGCTCAAATAGGAGATAAATTAGTTATAACCATTGCAGAGCCAGGCAAAGAGAAGCGCACAGAAGAGATTGAGATAACTAAAGAGATAAAAGCCAATGGCATTACAAGAACTGTAGATGTAAGCGAAGGAGAGCTAACACAAGCTTCGGCTGTGATTGTAGATAAGGCCGGAAATATATCTGCTCCGGGAGCGGATGAAGTGACATTAGACACTACTCCTCCGGTAGCAGTTCCTCAAGTTGAATTTACTAAAGATAGCAACAATGATACTATACTAAATAGTAAAGAAAGTACAGGTGGTACCACAGAAGTTAAATTCACAGTTCCTTCTAATGCTCAAATAGGAGATAAATTAGTTATAACCATTGCAGAGCCAGGCAAAGAGAAGCGCACAGAAGAGATTGAGATAACTAAAGAGATAAAAGCCAATGGCATTACAAGAACTGTAGATGTAAGCGAAGGAGAGCTAACACAAGCTTCGGCTGTGATTGTAGATAAGGCCGGAAATATATCTGCTCCGGGAGCGGATGAAGTGACATTAGACACTACTCCTCCGGTAGCAGTTCCTGTGGTAACTTTTACAGCCGATATAGACAATAATACTTTCCTAGATAGAAGCGAAAATCCTGGCAGTACCACAGAAGTTAAATTCACAGTTCCTTCTAATGCTCAAATAGGAGATAAATTAGTTATAACCATTGCAGAGCCAGGCAAAGAGAAGCGCACAGAAGAGATTGAGATAACTAAAGAGATAAAAGCCAATGGCATTACAAGAACTGCAGAAGTAGGGGAAGACGAGCTAACACAAGCTTCAGCTGTGATTGTAGATAAGGCCGGAAATATATCTGCTCCGGGAGCGGATCAGGTGACATTAAACCACCTAGCTCCATCTAAGCCTACAGTAACATTTACATCCGATAAAGACGACAACGGATTGTTAAGCAAAACCGAAAATCCTGGCAAAACTACAGAAGTTAAATTCACAGTTCCTGCCGATGCTAAACTAGGGGACGAATTAGTTATAGCAATTAAAGAACCTGGTAAAGATGTATATAAAGAAAAGATTGAAATAACTGAAGACGTAAAGAATAACGGCATTACAAAAACCGTAGATGTAAGCGAAGGTAAGACAATAGAGGCTTCGGCTGTGATTGTGGATAAATCAGGCAAAGTATCTGAATTGGGCAAAGATGAAATAAAACCTTATCAAGATATAAAAGTAGAGATAGAGGTAGGACCTTCTAAGCAAGTAGTTATCGAAGATGCATCTAAATTTGCCAACCAAATGGGACTAGAGTCTAAATTTTATTTTGTTAAAAGCGGTGAAGCAAATATAATACATGATGGAATGAATTGGGGAAGTGAAGTTAACAGCGTGCAAGAGGCAAAAAGTTACATCCAACAAAGAGGCCATGATGCAGAATACAAGACAAATAAAATTGACTTTAACCCAGGCTCGGATCTGATTTCAAATAGCGATAGTATAGAAAACAGTCATCTGAAGAAATTCTTGGGCAATAATGCCAGTGATTTAAAAATCACGGATAATGGCGAATATGTTAATCAGCCCGATGTAACTGGCACAAGAGCCATAAATAAAATCTCTGGAAAGGTTTATCTTGAGGCCGGTAAACAATATACCTTTAAAGCAAATTCAGACGATGGCTTGGAAGTTATAATTAACGGTAAAAAATTGTTTGCCAATTATCCTAACCTGGAAAAAACTCATCCTGTAGAGACGGCTATTGATAATACTTTTCCTCCTGTTGAAAAAAGTGGATTTTATGACATAAGTTTAGTTCACTATGATATAGGATGGGGCTTTGCCGTTTTACAGTTATTTACCGTAGAAAACGGTAAGGATGTAGCTGTTGGAGACTATGCAAATGGTGGTCTTGGTCTGTTTAATGATACAACGGGCATAAGATTTGATAACGGCAAATTTGTAAAAGATACTGGCATGTATGAAACTATCATCACCGGTGAGCTTTATAAGGACAATCCTGGTACGCCTGTTGATGAATCAAATCCTGAACTAACTTTCTTTAAACAAAGTTCTGATGGAAGCAGAGTGGAGATAGGCAAGGTAACTGCAGGCGATAACGGAGAATATTCGTTTAAGTATGAGAGCAGTCAAAAGCCTGAGCAGGGAGATAAATTTATAGTCGAGTATCGCGATAGCAAAGGAAATCTATTAGCTGAAGATATTACAGCGCAAATGCATACCGGTAAGATGATGCAAGCTGAAGCTGATGTCGTCAAAACGGATGATATGGACGCTGATAGTAATCATAATAATTCGGATGATGTTAAATCTCAAGCAGACAATACAAAACAATTATTTAGCACAGATAGTAGTGAAACTATAGATATCAGTAAAGTAGCTAGTCTAAATTCAAATCCAAGCTCTTTTGAGTCATCAAATTTGGAAGCAAACCATAGCCAAAATCCTCTTAATAGCCTAAAACAGAGCGATGTGCTTGATGAAAAAGATCAAAACATGCTAGCCGGTACGTTAAAATCAGATAAAGCCGATGATGCTACTAAAGCTAACGAATCGGTAGGAAATAATCAAGATACCGCATCAAATGATGCGCAGGCGGGTACTTATATAGTTCCTATGCCAGAACAGCCTACAGACATCATATCTTAA
- a CDS encoding calcium-binding protein has translation MKKEALDVTTDKNLENIDDVKVAEYKAGKNLKKINPKNTQNKVIDESVEKQFFDNEHLKGIEATISVQSKTESQKTNNEYLHTSKSAFLSQNSFIKSGHSSNVYTTYEEQESIYSVDKELLVTNTDNKTHIAEYNFEQKDQNQNTYNRNFLGTIYNDTLIGDYGDDFMDGGLGDDYIYGKEGNDGIRGGLGNDKIYGGLGNDELHGDEGDDMIDGSLGDDFIDGGAGNDDLSGGKGNDNIQGGAGYDHIFGGDGNDILFGNEGSDQIFGERGDDQILGGEGNDYIWGGLGDDVISGGDGNDQIVGDEGRDVLNGGNGNDTIFGENGDDQINGASGDDTIYGGFGDDVVWGEIGDDKILGNDGDDKLYGGDGRDKISGGDGDDHIEGGADEDVLNGDADNDKIWGGGGDDYLYGGSGKDTLHGDFGDDKIWGETGDDTLYGGSGNDFLDGGDGNDVIMGNDGDDEISGGDGKDYICGQLGLDVIFGGDGDDTIIGSLDDERLDGGDGNDTLRIIPDSADSDDFLGDLTINFNSLSSNMINNFENLDLGNGSNVTRIKNLTADQVLDITDSLDTVLKILGDSKDTVSLKGFTKSADQIGVDEGFIRYESNTVFIDIQKDINVDHIM, from the coding sequence ATGAAAAAAGAAGCGTTAGACGTAACTACAGATAAAAATTTAGAAAACATCGATGATGTAAAAGTTGCCGAATATAAGGCCGGTAAAAATTTAAAAAAAATAAATCCAAAAAACACGCAAAACAAAGTAATTGATGAAAGTGTTGAAAAACAGTTTTTTGATAACGAACACCTTAAGGGTATTGAAGCAACTATAAGTGTTCAAAGCAAAACAGAATCTCAAAAAACAAATAATGAATATTTACATACTTCAAAAAGTGCATTTTTAAGTCAAAATAGTTTTATTAAGTCCGGTCATTCTAGCAATGTATATACTACTTATGAAGAGCAAGAGAGTATATATTCGGTTGATAAAGAGCTATTGGTAACAAACACTGATAATAAGACTCACATAGCTGAGTATAACTTTGAGCAAAAAGATCAAAATCAAAATACATACAATAGAAATTTCTTAGGAACTATTTATAATGATACATTGATCGGTGACTATGGAGACGACTTTATGGATGGCGGTCTTGGCGATGACTATATTTACGGCAAAGAAGGCAATGATGGCATAAGAGGCGGTCTTGGTAACGACAAAATTTATGGCGGTCTTGGAAATGATGAGCTTCATGGTGATGAAGGAGATGACATGATCGATGGAAGCCTTGGAGACGATTTTATAGACGGTGGAGCCGGTAATGATGATTTGTCGGGAGGAAAAGGCAACGACAATATTCAAGGTGGTGCCGGTTATGATCATATATTTGGCGGCGATGGTAATGATATTCTTTTTGGAAATGAAGGTAGTGATCAAATATTTGGAGAAAGAGGCGATGATCAAATTTTAGGAGGGGAAGGCAATGATTATATATGGGGTGGTCTGGGCGATGATGTGATATCTGGCGGAGACGGTAACGACCAGATAGTTGGTGACGAAGGAAGAGATGTTTTAAATGGTGGAAATGGTAACGATACTATATTTGGAGAAAATGGAGATGACCAGATAAATGGCGCATCTGGCGATGATACAATTTATGGTGGATTTGGCGATGATGTAGTATGGGGAGAGATAGGCGATGATAAAATTTTAGGAAATGACGGCGATGATAAATTATATGGCGGAGATGGAAGAGATAAGATAAGTGGCGGTGACGGAGATGACCATATAGAAGGCGGAGCTGACGAAGATGTATTAAACGGAGATGCCGACAATGACAAAATTTGGGGCGGAGGAGGAGATGATTATCTATACGGAGGAAGCGGAAAAGATACTCTTCATGGAGATTTTGGAGATGATAAAATTTGGGGCGAAACCGGAGATGACACTCTTTACGGAGGATCCGGTAATGATTTTTTGGACGGTGGTGATGGCAATGATGTTATCATGGGAAATGACGGCGATGATGAAATAAGCGGTGGCGACGGCAAAGACTATATATGTGGACAATTAGGACTAGATGTTATATTTGGCGGTGATGGAGACGATACTATAATCGGAAGCTTGGATGATGAAAGGCTTGACGGAGGAGATGGCAATGACACTCTAAGGATTATTCCGGATTCTGCTGATAGTGATGATTTTTTGGGTGATTTAACTATAAATTTCAACTCTTTATCATCAAATATGATAAATAATTTTGAAAATTTGGATTTAGGTAATGGCAGTAACGTTACCAGGATTAAAAATTTAACTGCTGATCAAGTGCTTGACATAACAGACTCTTTGGATACTGTGTTAAAAATATTAGGTGATAGTAAAGATACTGTTAGCCTTAAAGGTTTTACGAAGTCTGCTGATCAAATAGGTGTTGATGAAGGGTTCATAAGATATGAAAGCAATACTGTTTTTATCGATATTCAAAAAGATATTAATGTAGATCATATAATGTAA
- the wecB gene encoding non-hydrolyzing UDP-N-acetylglucosamine 2-epimerase: protein MKKILLVFGTRPEAIKMAPLVKVLEKEPNLEIRVCVTAQHRQMLDQVLEIFDIKPDYDLNIMKQGQDLYDITSAIMFKIRDVLDDFKPNLVLVHGDTTTASAASLAAFYKMIEVAHVEAGLRTGNIYSPFPEEVNRQIVGAIASYHFAPTDLSKKNLLKENKDEKSIIVTGNTVIDALFLIINKIDQDNVFKESLINSILEKYDICHDRKIILVTGHRRENFGDGFINICEALKEIAIKNPDVDIVYPVHLNPNVQKPVNKILSKSKNIYLIEPLKYHEFIYLVNRAYFVITDSGGIQEEAPSLGKPVLVTRDTTERPEALESGTVRLVGTDKENIIFESQKLLDDRNAYEVMSKSYNPYGDGKACSKIVEFIKNIK from the coding sequence GTGAAAAAGATATTGTTAGTGTTTGGTACCAGACCCGAAGCTATAAAGATGGCTCCTCTTGTAAAAGTTTTAGAAAAAGAGCCAAATTTAGAGATAAGAGTTTGTGTTACGGCTCAACATAGACAGATGCTCGATCAGGTGCTTGAAATTTTTGATATAAAACCTGATTATGATTTGAATATAATGAAACAAGGGCAGGATTTATATGATATAACGTCTGCTATTATGTTTAAAATTAGAGATGTGCTGGATGATTTTAAGCCAAATTTGGTTTTGGTGCATGGAGACACTACTACGGCTAGTGCGGCTTCTTTAGCTGCATTTTATAAAATGATTGAAGTTGCTCATGTAGAAGCCGGTCTTAGAACAGGCAATATATATTCTCCCTTTCCCGAAGAAGTAAATAGGCAAATAGTAGGAGCTATTGCAAGTTATCATTTTGCCCCTACAGACTTATCAAAAAAAAATCTTTTGAAAGAAAATAAAGATGAAAAAAGTATTATAGTCACTGGCAATACTGTAATTGATGCTCTTTTTTTGATTATAAATAAAATTGATCAAGACAATGTTTTTAAAGAGAGTCTTATAAATTCTATTTTAGAAAAATATGATATTTGCCACGATAGAAAAATAATACTTGTAACCGGACATAGAAGAGAAAATTTTGGTGATGGATTTATCAATATTTGCGAGGCTTTAAAAGAGATTGCAATTAAAAATCCTGATGTTGATATTGTATACCCTGTTCATCTTAATCCAAATGTACAAAAACCTGTGAATAAAATTTTATCTAAGAGTAAAAATATATATCTTATTGAACCGCTTAAATATCATGAATTTATATATCTTGTAAATAGAGCGTATTTTGTAATAACTGATAGCGGTGGTATCCAAGAAGAAGCACCTAGTCTAGGTAAACCTGTTTTAGTTACAAGAGATACCACAGAAAGACCCGAGGCGTTAGAGTCAGGAACTGTTAGGCTTGTTGGAACTGATAAGGAAAATATAATCTTTGAATCACAAAAGTTACTTGACGATAGAAACGCTTATGAAGTTATGAGCAAATCCTATAATCCTTATGGAGATGGAAAAGCTTGTTCTAAAATAGTAGAATTTATAAAGAACATAAAATAG